In Panicum virgatum strain AP13 chromosome 4N, P.virgatum_v5, whole genome shotgun sequence, a single window of DNA contains:
- the LOC120671132 gene encoding transketolase, chloroplastic-like, whose product MAAHSVAAAHATIAARAGAAASAPAERLGFRRLSSLAGRGLRSPAPAGRALSAAASCRQRVVRAAAVETLEGKAAAGELLEKSVNTIRFLAIDAVEKANSGHPGLPMGCAPIGHILYDEVMRYNPKNPYWFNRDRFVLSAGHGCMLQYALLHLAGYDSVKEEDLKQFRQWGSKTPGHPENFETPGVEVTTGPLGQGIANAVGLALAEKHLAARFNKPDSEIVDHYTYAILGDGCQMEGIANEACSLAGHWGLGKLIAFYDDNHISIDGDTEIAFTEDVSTRFEALGWHTIWVKNGNNGYDDIRAAIKEAKAVTDKPTLIKVTTTIGFGSPNKANSYSVHGSALGTKEVEATRQNLGWPYEPFFVPEDVKSHWSRHTAEGAALEAEWNAKFAEYEKKYAEDAATLKSIISGEFPAGWADALPKYTPESPGDATRNLSQQCLNALAKVVPGLIGGSADLASSNMTLLKMFGDFQKDTPEERNVRFGVREHGMGAICNGIALHSPGFVPYCATFFVFTDYMRGAMRISALSEAGVIYVMTHDSIGLGEDGPTHQPIEHLVSFRAMPNILMLRPADGNETAGAYKVAVLNRKRPSILALSRQKLPHLPGTSIEGVEKGGYIISDNSTGNKPDLIVLGTGSELEIAAKAADELRKEGKTVRVVSFVSWELFEEQSDEYKESVLPAAVSARISIEAGSTLGWQKYIGAQGKAIGIDKFGASAPAGKIYQEYGITVESVLAAAKSF is encoded by the exons gcacgccacaatcgccgcgcgcgcgggcgccgcggcgtcgGCCCCGGCCGAGCGCCTCGGCTTCCGCCGCCTCAgctcgctcgccggccgcggcctgcgctccccggcgccggccggccgcgcgctcTCCGCGGCCGCGTCCTGCCGCCAGCGCgtcgtgcgcgccgccgccgtcgagacgCTCGAGGGcaaggcggccgccggcgagctgctcgagaAGTCGGTCAACACGATCCGGTTCCTGGCCATCGACGCCGTGGAGAAGGCCAACTCCGGCCACCCGGGGCTCCCCATGGGATGCGCGCCCATTGGACACATCCTCTACGACGAGGTCATGCGCTACAACCCCAAGAACCCCTACTGGTTCAACCGCGACCGCTTCGTCCTCTCCGCCGGCCACGGATGCATGCTCCAGTACGCCCTGCTCCACCTCGCCGGATACGACAGCGTCAAG GAGGAGGACTTGAAGCAATTCAGGCAATGGGGAAGCAAGACTCCCGGTCACCCCGAGAACTTTGAGACTCCAGGAGTTGAAGTTACCACCG GACCCCTTGGTCAGGGTATTGCCAATGCTGTTGGGTTGGCACTTGCTGAGAAGCACCTGGCTGCTCGCTTCAACAAGCCTGACAGTGAGATTGTTGACCACTACAC GTATGCTATTTTGGGAGATGGTTGCCAAATGGAGGGTATTGCCAATGAAGCTTGCTCCTTGGCTGGGCATTGGGGTCTTGGCAAGCTGATTGCTTTCTATGATGACAACCACATTTCCATTGATGGAGATACAGAGATCGCGTTCACAGAGGATGTGAGCACCCGTTTTGAGGCTCTTGGGTGGCATACAATCTGGGTTAAGAACGGAAACAATGGCTATGATGACATCCGTGCAGCCATTAAGGAAGCAAAGGCAGTTACTGACAAGCCTACCTTAATCAAG GTGACTACCACAATCGGTTTTGGATCTCCAAACAAGGCCAACTCATACAGCGTTCACGGAAGTGCATTGGGCACCAAAGAGGTCGAAGCAACCAGGCAAAACCTTGGATGGCCCTATGAGCCATTCTTTGTGCCGGAGGATGTCAAGAG CCACTGGAGCCGCCACACGGCCGAAGGTGCTGCACTTGAGGCTGAATGGAATGCTAAGTTTGCAGAATACGAGAAGAAGTATGCAGAGGATGCAGCAACCTTGAAAAGTATCATCTCAGGGGAGTTccctgctggctgggctgatgcTCTTCCT aAATACACTCCTGAGAGCCCAGGAGATGCCACCAGGAACCTCTCCCAGCAGTGCTTGAACGCACTTGCTAAAGTGGTGCCTGGTCTTATTGGAGGTAGTGCTGATCTTGCGTCTTCCAACATGACACTGCTTAAGATGTTTGGTGACTTCCAGAAGGATACGCCTGAGGAGCGCAATGTCCGCTTTGGAGTCAGGGAGCACGGAATGGGCGCCATTTGCAATGGCATTGCTCTGCACAGCCCAGGGTTTGTTCCATACTGTGCTACTTTCTTTGTCTTCACCGATTACATGAGAGGTGCCATGAGGATCTCAGCTTTGTCTGAAGCTGGAGTTATCTATGTTATGACCCATGACTCTATTGGTCTTGGAGAAGATGGTCCGACCCATCAGCCCATTGAGCACTTGGTGAGTTTCCGCGCAATGCCCAACATATTGATGCTCCGTCCTGCTGATGGTAATGAGACTGCCGGAGCATACAAAGTTGCAGTTCTCAACAGGAAGAGGCCATCTATCCTTGCTCTCTCCAGGCAAAAGCTTCCTCACCTGCCTGGTACCTCAATTGAGGGTGTTGAGAAAGGTGGATATATCATCTCTGACAACTCAACGGGCAACAAGCCTGACCTCATTGTATTGGGTACCGGCTCTGAACTGGAGATTGCTGCCAAGGCTGCTGATGAGttgaggaaggaggggaagacTGTCCGTGTTGTGTCATTCGTTTCCTGGGAGCTTTTTGAGGAGCAGTCAGACGAATACAAGGAGAGCGTTCTCCCAGCGGCTGTTTCCGCAAGAATCAGCATTGAGGCAGGGTCTACTCTTGGATGGCAGAAGTACATCGGAGCCCAGGGCAAGGCCATCGGCATCGACAAATTCGGTGCAAGTGCTCCTGCTGGAAAGATCTACCAGGAGTATGGCATCACTGTGGAGAGCGTCCTTGCAGCAGCCAAGAGCTTTTAA